In Streptomyces violaceusniger Tu 4113, one DNA window encodes the following:
- a CDS encoding M6 family metalloprotease domain-containing protein: MVRPQVPEGVHRQPRLRRTGALLTSLSALIATTVVAGPAVAAGPGGPCDLERTDAHHSEGLDTWNSRYPRPVRRLDAAMVFLSFPDAKPRVTPARLAADHIPATPDFFKRASYGKFALRVHPLRRWLTMPQRSTAYAIQRDWNAKRRAAYLRDAIASADPHLDFGRYDLVYLVADPDAPGVDADATKVVNFEKPLRADGVDLRRLVTVFEHHPPDRNVLAHETGHVFDLPDLYHRPKDTDASAEWDTYVGDWDLMGSQFGMAPDPFGWHKWKLGWLGARQVACDRAIGPRRYTLQPLAAPMARGGPGADTRTRLVVVRTGPTTALAIEARGGRGNDASTCTEGVLVYRVHNDKASGDGPVQVLDGHPATSACWNESVYPELADAPLGVGDSLSVKEDSVRITVAGRAADGGWTVRVNRRAR; this comes from the coding sequence ATGGTGCGTCCTCAGGTACCCGAGGGGGTGCACCGACAGCCTCGGCTGCGCCGGACCGGGGCCCTGCTGACCTCGTTGAGCGCGCTCATCGCGACCACCGTGGTGGCGGGCCCCGCTGTCGCGGCCGGCCCCGGCGGACCCTGTGACCTGGAACGTACCGACGCCCACCATTCGGAGGGCCTGGACACCTGGAACTCCCGCTATCCGCGCCCGGTGCGCCGATTGGACGCGGCGATGGTCTTCCTGTCGTTCCCGGACGCCAAGCCCAGAGTAACCCCGGCCCGGTTGGCCGCCGACCATATTCCCGCGACCCCCGACTTCTTCAAGCGGGCGTCCTACGGGAAGTTCGCGCTCCGGGTGCATCCACTGCGACGCTGGCTCACCATGCCCCAGCGCTCCACCGCGTACGCCATACAGCGCGACTGGAATGCCAAGCGCCGCGCCGCGTATCTGCGCGACGCCATCGCGTCCGCCGATCCGCACCTCGACTTCGGCCGCTATGACCTCGTCTATCTGGTCGCCGACCCCGATGCTCCCGGTGTGGACGCCGACGCGACGAAAGTGGTCAACTTCGAAAAGCCACTGCGCGCCGATGGTGTTGATCTGCGCCGTCTGGTCACTGTTTTCGAACACCATCCGCCGGACCGCAATGTCCTGGCCCATGAGACCGGCCATGTCTTCGACCTCCCCGACCTCTACCACCGGCCGAAGGACACCGACGCCAGCGCCGAATGGGACACCTACGTCGGCGACTGGGATTTGATGGGAAGCCAGTTCGGCATGGCACCCGATCCGTTCGGCTGGCACAAGTGGAAGCTCGGCTGGCTCGGCGCGCGCCAGGTGGCCTGCGACCGCGCCATCGGTCCGCGCCGATACACCCTCCAGCCCCTCGCCGCACCCATGGCGCGGGGCGGGCCCGGCGCCGACACCCGCACCCGGCTGGTCGTCGTCCGCACCGGGCCCACCACCGCGCTGGCCATCGAGGCGCGCGGCGGCCGTGGCAACGACGCGAGCACCTGCACCGAGGGCGTGCTGGTCTACCGCGTCCACAACGACAAGGCGTCGGGTGACGGCCCCGTCCAGGTGCTGGACGGCCACCCCGCCACCTCCGCCTGCTGGAACGAGTCGGTCTACCCCGAACTCGCCGACGCCCCGCTCGGCGTCGGCGACAGCCTGTCGGTCAAGGAGGACTCCGTACGGATCACAGTGGCCGGCCGCGCCGCTGACGGGGGCTGGACCGTCCGGGTCAACCGCCGGGCGCGGTGA